The Elaeis guineensis isolate ETL-2024a chromosome 13, EG11, whole genome shotgun sequence genome includes a region encoding these proteins:
- the LOC105033712 gene encoding uncharacterized protein, whose amino-acid sequence MGICKKTAAQVAATATVKVVLQDGKLEEFLRPVKAAHVLQENPMSFVCNSDDMKFGGFVSAVGADEELHPGQLYFLLPLSVLRRPLHAEEMAALAVRASTALMSGASSSCRCHKGSMAPLVFPAGGGDRVVMAERTGW is encoded by the coding sequence ATGGGAATCTGCAAGAAAACGGCGGCGCAGGTGGCGGCTACGGCGACTGTGAAGGTGGTGCTGCAGGATGGAAAGCTGGAGGAGTTCCTGCGGCCGGTGAAGGCAGCGCACGTGCTGCAGGAGAACCCCATGTCCTTCGTCTGCAACTCCGACGACATGAAATTCGGCGGCTTCGTCTCCGCCGTCGGTGCCGATGAGGAGCTCCATCCAGGGCAGCTCTACTTCCTCCTCCCGCTCTCCGTGCTGAGGCGACCCCTCCACGccgaggagatggccgccctCGCCGTCCGGGCCAGCACCGCCCTCATGTCCGGCGCCTCCTCCTCCTGCCGCTGCCACAAAGGTTCCATGGCACCGCTCGTATTCCCCGCAGGCGGAGGGGACCGGGTGGTGATGGCGGAGCGGACCGGGTGGTGA